In Streptomyces sp. NBC_01439, the following are encoded in one genomic region:
- a CDS encoding ABC transporter permease has protein sequence MPWPPHQNLLIAAIVVPFFANYLVRMYGWSVVLSDDGPLLKALRATGLADDDTKILQTGAGVIAGLVYGFVVFMIIPLYAAMERMDTSLIEAGRDLYGGPLRTFFFVTVPATRQGAAAGCVLVFLPAMGDFVSAQLMGGPDQIMIGNLIQDKFFQGQNWPLGSALTMLLMAVMFLGKLGYLRRTRKDEAEAAR, from the coding sequence TTGCCGTGGCCACCACACCAGAACCTGCTGATCGCCGCGATCGTCGTCCCGTTCTTCGCCAACTACCTGGTCCGGATGTACGGCTGGTCCGTGGTCCTCTCCGACGACGGCCCGCTGCTGAAAGCCCTGCGCGCGACCGGTCTCGCCGACGACGACACCAAGATCCTCCAGACCGGTGCGGGAGTGATCGCCGGGCTCGTCTACGGCTTCGTCGTCTTCATGATCATCCCGCTGTACGCGGCGATGGAACGCATGGACACCTCCCTCATAGAGGCCGGCCGCGACCTCTACGGAGGCCCCCTGCGCACCTTCTTCTTCGTCACCGTCCCCGCCACCCGGCAGGGAGCGGCCGCCGGCTGCGTCCTCGTCTTCCTGCCCGCCATGGGCGACTTCGTCAGCGCCCAGCTCATGGGAGGCCCCGACCAGATCATGATCGGCAACCTGATCCAGGACAAGTTCTTCCAGGGCCAGAACTGGCCGCTGGGCTCGGCCCTCACCATGCTGCTGATGGCCGTCATGTTCCTCGGGAAGCTCGGCTACCTGCGACGCACCCGCAAGGACGAGGCGGAGGCCGCCCGATGA
- a CDS encoding ABC transporter ATP-binding protein — MPATPEQPTPTTTTPTSTPLLTPTPIRPTPAVRLDRVSKQYPAAGGVHAVRDVELDIAPGEFFSLLGPSGCGKTTLLRMIGGFSAPTAGGVLLDGQDVTDLPPNKRNVNTVFQSYALFDHLSLADNVAFGLKRKGVGRAEIRERVSGMLDLVQLGHLANRKPATLSGGQKQRVALARALVNRPQVLLLDEPLAALDLKLRRHMQVELKQIQREVGITFVFVTHDQDEALTMSDRLAVMNEGRVEQCGTPEDVYERPTSSFTASFMGTSNLVPGSYRCGRVVLDEGPELPVGQRPSVPEGSRVNLSIRPEKIWLSDLEPDMARATGVVRETVYCGPTTTYLIELAPGVTVSVLEQNTVRSRREDRWSGGERVEIGWKPEHCLVLD; from the coding sequence ATGCCCGCGACACCCGAGCAACCGACCCCCACGACCACCACCCCGACGTCGACCCCCCTGCTGACCCCGACCCCCATCCGTCCGACCCCCGCCGTCCGCCTCGACCGCGTCAGCAAGCAGTACCCCGCCGCGGGCGGCGTCCACGCCGTGCGCGACGTCGAACTCGACATCGCACCGGGCGAGTTCTTCTCCCTCCTCGGCCCCTCCGGCTGCGGCAAGACCACCCTCCTACGGATGATCGGCGGCTTCTCCGCCCCCACCGCGGGCGGCGTCCTCCTCGACGGCCAGGACGTCACCGACCTGCCGCCCAACAAGCGCAACGTCAACACCGTCTTCCAGAGCTACGCCCTCTTCGACCACCTCTCGCTCGCCGACAACGTGGCCTTCGGCCTGAAGCGCAAGGGCGTCGGCCGCGCCGAGATCCGCGAGCGGGTCTCGGGCATGCTCGACCTCGTCCAGCTCGGGCACCTCGCGAACCGCAAACCGGCCACCCTCTCCGGCGGCCAGAAACAACGCGTCGCCCTCGCCCGCGCCCTCGTCAACCGGCCCCAGGTCCTGCTCCTCGACGAGCCGCTGGCCGCCCTCGACCTCAAACTGCGCCGCCACATGCAGGTCGAGCTCAAGCAGATCCAGCGCGAGGTCGGCATCACCTTCGTCTTCGTCACCCACGACCAGGACGAGGCCCTGACCATGTCGGACCGCCTCGCCGTCATGAACGAGGGTCGCGTCGAGCAGTGCGGAACGCCCGAGGACGTGTACGAGCGCCCCACGAGCAGCTTCACCGCCTCCTTCATGGGCACCTCCAACCTCGTGCCCGGCAGCTACCGCTGCGGCCGGGTCGTCCTCGACGAAGGCCCCGAACTGCCCGTGGGCCAGCGGCCGTCCGTCCCCGAAGGCAGCAGGGTGAACCTGTCGATCCGCCCCGAGAAGATCTGGCTGTCCGACCTGGAGCCGGACATGGCCCGCGCCACCGGGGTCGTCCGCGAGACCGTCTACTGCGGTCCGACCACCACGTACCTGATCGAACTGGCCCCCGGCGTCACGGTGTCCGTACTGGAGCAGAACACCGTCCGGTCCCGCAGGGAGGACCGCTGGAGCGGCGGCGAGCGCGTCGAGATCGGCTGGAAGCCCGAACACTGCCTCGTCCTGGACTGA
- a CDS encoding TetR/AcrR family transcriptional regulator, which yields MTKAERALETRERILTAACEVIADIGFENVSMRKVAEHGGMSKALLHYHFDTREKLFAEAMTHSFAQTGTDTEGVPDSVPSSVVLARILRSMLPTDAELRQDWKLWQELWVRAQRDAAARHLAVDLYDQLHAWVGGAVERGIRSGEFADCDVSALGTLVLALCDGLGIRLMLDDPRVDLATARSTIWRAIAPTLGIAPEFPDV from the coding sequence GTGACCAAGGCCGAGCGCGCACTCGAGACGCGTGAGCGAATCCTCACGGCCGCGTGCGAAGTCATCGCCGACATCGGCTTCGAGAACGTCAGCATGCGCAAGGTCGCCGAGCACGGCGGTATGTCGAAGGCCCTGCTGCACTACCACTTCGACACGCGGGAGAAGCTCTTCGCCGAGGCGATGACGCACTCCTTCGCCCAGACCGGTACGGACACCGAGGGAGTTCCCGACTCGGTGCCCTCCTCGGTCGTCCTGGCCCGCATCCTGCGGAGCATGCTGCCGACCGACGCGGAACTGCGCCAGGACTGGAAGCTCTGGCAGGAGTTGTGGGTACGGGCCCAACGCGACGCGGCGGCCCGACATTTGGCCGTCGACCTGTACGACCAACTGCACGCGTGGGTCGGCGGAGCCGTGGAACGGGGCATCCGCTCGGGGGAGTTCGCCGACTGCGACGTCAGCGCGCTCGGCACCCTGGTGCTGGCCCTGTGCGACGGCCTCGGCATCCGCCTGATGCTCGACGACCCCCGGGTGGACCTCGCGACGGCCCGGTCGACTATCTGGCGGGCCATCGCGCCCACGCTGGGCATCGCCCCGGAGTTCCCGGACGTGTGA
- a CDS encoding ABC transporter permease, with amino-acid sequence MSTRSSTSTSTSTSPGPGPGTDTRTPQRRRRGTAERRPRFAVAVTALFFALLYLPVGVVVLFSFNSQKSLTVFDGVSFRWYTAILHDEVLLDSLGMSLRVSLVAMAGSLVLGVALALGLVRSRSRLGSFAGLIMLVPLITPEIVTGVAAMLLFKGLGITLSTTTVMLAEITFSVSYVTVILRSRIAALNPEVEEAAMDLGATRGQALRLVTLPALLPSILAYFTTGVDPQPLSVRIYSAIRFGVQPTINAVGTLMLAGSIGLIVLALAIPRLFGRRGGLDLLSRK; translated from the coding sequence ATGAGCACCCGTAGCAGTACCAGCACCAGCACCAGCACCAGCCCGGGCCCGGGCCCGGGCACCGACACCCGCACCCCGCAGCGCCGCCGCCGGGGCACAGCCGAGCGCCGCCCCCGCTTCGCGGTCGCCGTCACCGCCCTCTTCTTCGCGCTCCTCTACCTTCCCGTCGGCGTCGTGGTCCTGTTCTCCTTCAACTCCCAGAAGTCCCTCACCGTCTTCGACGGCGTCAGCTTCCGTTGGTACACGGCCATCCTCCACGACGAGGTGCTCCTCGACTCGCTCGGCATGAGCCTGCGGGTGTCCCTGGTCGCCATGGCCGGCTCGCTCGTCCTCGGGGTGGCCCTGGCCCTGGGCCTCGTACGCAGCCGCAGCCGCCTCGGCTCGTTCGCCGGCCTGATCATGCTCGTCCCGCTGATCACCCCGGAGATCGTCACGGGCGTCGCGGCGATGCTCCTCTTCAAGGGCCTCGGCATCACGCTCTCCACCACCACCGTGATGCTCGCCGAGATCACCTTCTCCGTCTCCTACGTGACCGTCATCCTCCGCTCCCGCATCGCCGCCCTCAACCCGGAGGTCGAAGAGGCCGCCATGGACCTCGGTGCCACCCGCGGGCAGGCACTGCGCCTGGTGACCCTGCCCGCGCTGCTGCCCAGCATCCTCGCCTACTTCACCACCGGCGTCGACCCGCAACCGCTGTCCGTGCGCATCTACTCGGCGATCAGGTTCGGCGTGCAACCCACCATCAACGCCGTCGGCACCCTGATGCTGGCCGGCTCCATCGGCCTCATCGTCCTCGCCCTCGCCATCCCGCGCCTGTTCGGGCGCAGGGGCGGCCTCGACCTGCTCTCCAGGAAGTGA